A window from Symphalangus syndactylus isolate Jambi chromosome 22, NHGRI_mSymSyn1-v2.1_pri, whole genome shotgun sequence encodes these proteins:
- the TNFRSF25 gene encoding tumor necrosis factor receptor superfamily member 25 isoform X10 — MEQRPRGCAAVAAALLLVLLGAQAQGGTRSSRCDCAGDFHKKIGLFCCRGCPADEAGMEALTPPPATHLSPSDSAHTLLAPPDSSEKMCTVQLVGNSWTPGYPETQEAFCPQVTWSWDQLPNGALGPAPAPTLLPESPDGSPAMMLQPGPQLYDVMDAVPARRWKEFVRTLGLREAEIEAVEVEIGRFRDQQYEMLKRWRQQQPAGLGAVYAALERMGLDGCAEDLRSRLQRGP; from the exons ATGGAGCAGCGGCCGCGGGGCTGCGCGGCGGTGGCGGCG GCGCTCCTCCTGGTGCTGCTGGGGGCCCAGGCCCAGGGCGGCACTCGTAGCTCCAGGTGTGACTGTGCCGGTGACTTCCACAAGAAGATTGGTCTGTTTTGTTGCAGAGGCTGCCCAGCGG ATGAAGCTGGGATGGAGGCTCTGACCCCACCACCG GCCACCCATCTGTCACCCTCAGACAGCGCCCACACCCTTCTAGCACCTCCTGACAGCAGTGAGAAGATGTGCACCGTCCAGTTGGTGGGCAACAGCTGGACCCCTGGCTACCCCGAGACCCAGGAAGCGTTCTGCCCGCAGGTGACATGGTCCTGGGACCAGTTGCCCAACGGAGCTCTTG GCCCCGCTCCTGCGCCCACACTCTTGCCAGAGTCCCCAGACGGCTCGCCCGCCATGATGCTGCAGCCGGGCCCGCAGCTCTACGACGTGATGGACGCGGTCCCAGCGCGGCGCTGGAAGGAGTTCGTGCGTACGCTGGGGCTGCGCGAGGCAGAGATCGAAGCCGTGGAGGTGGAGATCGGCCGCTTCCGAGACCAGCAGTACGAGATGCTCAAGCGCTGGCGCCAGCAGCAGCCCGCGGGCCTGGGCGCCGTTTATGCGGCCCTGGAGCGCATGGGGCTGGACGGCTGCGCGGAGGACTTGCGCAGCCGCCTGCAGCGCGGCCCGTGA
- the TNFRSF25 gene encoding tumor necrosis factor receptor superfamily member 25 isoform X8 → MEQRPRGCAAVAAALLLVLLGAQAQGGTRSSRCDCAGDFHKKIGLFCCRGCPAGHYLKAPCTEPCGNSTCLLCPQDTFLAWENHHNSECARCQACDEQASQVALENCSAVADTRCGCKPGWFVECQVSQCVSSSPFYCQPCLDCGALHRHTRLLCSRRDTDCGTCLPGFYEHGDGCVSCPTSTLGSCPERCAAVCGWRQNEAGMEALTPPPATHLSPSDSAHTLLAPPDSSEKMCTVQLVGNSWTPGYPETQEAFCPQVTWSWDQLPNGALGPAPAPTLLPESPDGSPAMMLQPGPQLYDVMDAVPARRWKEFVRTLGLREAEIEAVEVEIGRFRDQQYEMLKRWRQQQPAGLGAVYAALERMGLDGCAEDLRSRLQRGP, encoded by the exons ATGGAGCAGCGGCCGCGGGGCTGCGCGGCGGTGGCGGCG GCGCTCCTCCTGGTGCTGCTGGGGGCCCAGGCCCAGGGCGGCACTCGTAGCTCCAGGTGTGACTGTGCCGGTGACTTCCACAAGAAGATTGGTCTGTTTTGTTGCAGAGGCTGCCCAGCGG GGCACTACCTGAAGGCCCCTTGCACGGAGCCCTGCGGCAACTCCACCTGCCTTCTGTGTCCCCAAGACACCTTCTTGGCCTGGGAGAACCACCATAATTCTGAATGTGCCCGCTGCCAGGCCTGTGATGAGCAGG cctcccaggtggcGCTGGAGAACTGTTCGGCAGTGGCCGACACCCGCTGTGGCTGTAAGCCAGGCTGGTTTGTGGAGTGCCAGGTCAGCCAATGTGTCAGCAGTTCACCCTTCTACTGCCAACCATGCCTAGACTGCGGGGCCCTGCACCGCCACACACGGCTACTCT GTTCCCGAAGAGATACTGACTGTGGGACCTGCCTGCCTGGCTTCTATGAACACGGCGATGGCTGCGTGTCCTGCCCCAC GAGCACCCTGGGGAGCTGTCCAGAGCGCTGTGCCGCTGTCTGTGGCTGGAGGCAGA ATGAAGCTGGGATGGAGGCTCTGACCCCACCACCG GCCACCCATCTGTCACCCTCAGACAGCGCCCACACCCTTCTAGCACCTCCTGACAGCAGTGAGAAGATGTGCACCGTCCAGTTGGTGGGCAACAGCTGGACCCCTGGCTACCCCGAGACCCAGGAAGCGTTCTGCCCGCAGGTGACATGGTCCTGGGACCAGTTGCCCAACGGAGCTCTTG GCCCCGCTCCTGCGCCCACACTCTTGCCAGAGTCCCCAGACGGCTCGCCCGCCATGATGCTGCAGCCGGGCCCGCAGCTCTACGACGTGATGGACGCGGTCCCAGCGCGGCGCTGGAAGGAGTTCGTGCGTACGCTGGGGCTGCGCGAGGCAGAGATCGAAGCCGTGGAGGTGGAGATCGGCCGCTTCCGAGACCAGCAGTACGAGATGCTCAAGCGCTGGCGCCAGCAGCAGCCCGCGGGCCTGGGCGCCGTTTATGCGGCCCTGGAGCGCATGGGGCTGGACGGCTGCGCGGAGGACTTGCGCAGCCGCCTGCAGCGCGGCCCGTGA